The sequence CTTGCAGGGGAcctagagcccagactccagacCAAACCTAAACATCACAATGACATAGCCCCTTTGCTcgagccagctggcatgggccagccagtgcaggtgtctaattgcagtgcagacataccctgtgaCTGTCATTCCCTGCAGTGAGTGCTCAGCCCTGTCGGACAGGAACgttcctgttccctgactggctgGAACCCATTAGGCCTCAGTCCTGCCAGGTGCCAAGCACTCTGGCCCTGCTCCAACAAAGCCCGGGAACTCACTTCTGATTGAGCCTCTCCCTGCCCTCATCAGGACTGCTCGTCCACTCCGAGTGCGTTCCTGTACTACCAGATCCGAGCCAGGGTGCATCGCCTCTCGCGGGATCTGGCCCTTCCATAGGAGAGGAGCTGATGAGAAGAGCCACGTGTGAGCACCTACTGCAGATTGTCAGATAGCAATCCTGGCTCCTCTCACTAGTAGATCTTAAAGAACTTTGTAGAGGAGGTTGGTGTCATTACAGGCAGGAAGTAACAGCCACACTtggcagaccaaaggtccatctagtccagtttcctgtcttccgacagtggccaaagccaggtgccccaaagggaatgaacagaacagggcaatcagcgagtgatccatcccctgttgtccgcTCCCAGCTTTGGcagccagaggctagggacacccagagcatgggattacATCCCTGAGCACCCAGCTAAAAGCCAccgatggacctgtcctccacgAACTTCTCAAAGAGACTTCCCCGGGGCACCCAGCAgccagttgcagagctgggatcAGAATGCAGGTCTGAGAGTCCCAGGTCACCAGTGTGTATCCATCAGGCCACAATGaataatttgcagactggatacaattaatttaggcttgaatagagactgggagtggatgggtcatgacacaaagtaaaactatttccccgtgttaatcccccccccccacacacacacacattcctcagacgttctcgtcaactggtggaaatggcccaccttgattatcactacaaaaggctcccccccaccacaactctcctgctggtaatagctcaccttacctgatcactctccttacagcgtgtatggtaacacccattgtttcatgttttctgtgcatataaaactccccactgtattttccactgaatgcatctgatgaagtgagctgtagctcacgaaagcttatgctcaaatcaatttgttagtctctaaggtgccacaagtcctccttttctttttaaatgaatactCAGTGTAGATAAAACAGAGTAAACCTTGGGATTCATGAATACCTGGCAGCTCTCCAAGTACAGATGAGCAATAAATACATGAGCCTTCAAATAGCAGCAAATTCAACTCAGAGGGAGGTAAAGCCACGTGTCCAGGCCCACTCAGAGCTGAGGGAGCCAAGGGTGGGACTAACTAACAGACAAGGGAAGGAAGAGACAGAATGTCACCCTGCCAATCCAACGGGCTTTGGGTTAACAGCCTGCAGGCTTTCCAACTAGCTGCTATGCAATGATTTAATGGAAGACAATGTTCTGGATGCAGGACCCACTGCTGCCCTGTGGGAGCTATTGTCCAAGAAGCTGGGCATGTCCAGTCCATGCCCAAAGCCCATCTGCTTTCATTAAAGCGTTATTTGCAGCATGAAGGATGTGATCACTTGCCCCTTATCTGCGGCCTCTAGTGCACCTCTGTCCCGGGTGTTATTTACATGATAGCTCGCTGTCTGGCTGAGGTGACTCCCTTCCACTAACAAGCCCCACCCCAGCGTGCTCCCACTCGGCTCACCTTGCTGTGTCCCCGTCATTGCCAGGAAGGCTTATCACGGGTTAGTCTTCAGTCATGGCACCGCATTTACAATTGGTCTGTTCTCGTAGGGGCCACCACACGCCGCCTGAGAGACCGAGAGCTGCTGAGGAAAAGGAAAGCGGAGGCACAAGAGAAAGATACTGTCCAGTGGGTTCTGGGGTAAATTATACTTACACCCTGGGGAATTCTATCTTAACGAGAGGGAAGCAGCCCGTGTAGACAGGGAATGGCCACCCGCTACACTCTGCCTTGGACTATGTGCTCACATAGGGGTGGGTGGCAGAAGAACCCCTTTGCACTGTTATGGGGAGTCCCCTCTGGCAGAGCGGAAAGTGGGCAGAGCCTGGGGTCTGatccagcacagctgagctggtgcTGGGCGAGAGAGATGAGCCCCCACTGAGAGCCGCAGGGCTGTAATTCTCCTCCAAGGGCTACTTGGATGCCACCTACACACCACTCCGGCTCAGGGTGGGGCCTGAAGGCCAAGTCATCTAGCCCTGTCCCTTTGAACATGTGCAGTGGTAAGTGCAATGAACGCCACTACACACTACTGCCCAGGGGAGGAGCACAAGTAAAGGACCCACGGAGCCAAATCTTCTGCTGGTCAAATGTCCTGGTGAGCTCAGGGATCACTGACAGAGCACATGGGGGAAAACCAACCCGCTGGCCAAGGCAGCCATGGGgttttacccagggtgctgcaCACAATAGGGCTCCAGATCATGCCATACAAGCAATGGGGCTATTCTGCAGCAGGTGGCCAGAAGTAAAGGGGCTCAATACTAGCCCCAGGCTCTCTCATGCAGACAcatccccccaccagcccccagagacagccccagtcccctgccagcccccaggTAGGACTTGATACACATCAGTCTCCTCATCTACCCTCTAGCCCCCACTTACCCAGACACCCCAGCACCATTCTCACCTCCTCTGGTGCCCTAGACACCCTCCAGCCTACCCacccctccacctgccccagcctcagAGCTGCCAAGTGGTGTGCAGCTCCATGTCTTATCTCCCACCATTGCTCCAGGCAGAGTGTGTTGACCATAAGCTGGCATTTATTGTGATATGCAGATTGTGCATATGCAAAGTATGCACAGATTGTGCATATGCAAAgttcattaaataatttgcataaacTGTCAGACATGGCAGCTGTGGGAGACCTTGGGCAGGAAGGCGGAATTGTGATTCGGGGTGGGTGAGAGTCACGCTGCCTCTCagggctgctcctgctcctttGCTCTGGACTGGGCCATCTAGCCCTATCTCCAGTGACCACACCATCACAGCTCAGGGCACTGCACCTGTTTTCCCTTGCTGTGGCCCAGCAAGGAGACCCACTGTAGGCTCCCAGCTTCCCAGACAtctttctccctcctgaccagactgtacagctccctgcctacactggGAGATCCCCAGCAGCTTGGCTGCCTACTCAGCCTGCTTGacttttctcttcagagatggcaAACAGGGTAATTGCCATAGTTAAGTTACCACACGGCTCtgcctaagcaagcacatttattcttaaggtgaaagcattccagagaaaacaggaaaagaacctacacacataccAGTGAGCTCACCAGAGATCACCTTGACTCCAgcaagtccttcaaaccccactgaATGATTTTCCTGTGCTCAGAACTTCActccagcttcagctcagaaaaaGCCCTCTCAGTCTTATGCTGTCTCAGTAGGCTAAATTCCTTCCAACTCTTCCCCAAGGACTGGGGGCCCCCTGGGACCAGAGATCCGGTCCATTtactggatcaggaagaaggccccgagtcagtttaaactcaggatATTTAACCAGAAGTCCTTTCTTTGGCTgctggtccctggagaatccagctTGAACCAGTATATGTGATACTGTTCTGGAGGTGTGACTTTGCCTACTCGCCTCCCATGGTTAGTTCCTGGAGGGCtgtgattccccctcccccatggaattacagacaatccctggcccacatggatacataaacttaattcaataaggtttgtccaggatattgcccCGTCTCACGCACTATTTCTCAGTTCACTTCTAAGATCTGAACAACTGTGCCCAACATTCCATCATGGCTTCAGGCTCCACTCAGAAGGGGCTAAGCCCTGGACCCTCCTAGGTGGAGGCTTCAGGCAAGCCCGTGTGGGACACTTGGCTTTAGGCATGAGCCCCTATTACCCAGGCAAGCTCAGAATTCACCAGCTGTGTGCATCAATCCATAGGAAAGGCTGTGTTGGCCACAGGGCATTATTTTCCCAGGCAGTGATTTCTCTCCCAGAATAGCAAGTTTGCCCACTTCTATGTTACAGAGACAAAAGGGAGAGGCACTAAGGCCCAGGCCAGGTTTAGCGACAGACTTTGGCCAGCGTTGCTCTGTGTGGCCTGTGATGGATGCAGCTGTGCCAGCCAAAGCCCCTAGTGCAGCCAGCTGTAGCAGCAGAACTACACTTTTGCCAGTTGAGTTCAGGTTGCgtgggctggggtgcgggaggagaagcagagtggcTGGAAAAAGCTGCACCGGCAATAGTGCTGAGGGCTACTGGCCTAGTTGTGTCCACAGTAGGAGCTCTTTGCCAGCAGAGCACAGCAGAACAGCTACACTGACAAAGAGCTCTGCGTAGGGGAACCCAACGCCAGCTCCCATTGACAGTGCCTGGCAGCTGAGGGCTTCCCTCTCCTTTGTCCCCTGGTTCATGGCGCTGTGCGAGATGCTGTAATGTTCCGACAGAGAGCGGGAGAAGAGCAAAGGGCCAAAGAGGGGCCGAGGAGCTGGAAGAAGAGGCCGACAGCAGGGTAACGAGCCAGAGCCTCAGCCTCAGCCTCAGcaagaggaggtggagaaggaactCCCAGAGAAAGCACAGGGATCTCCAGGGCACCATGAGGAGGAGCCCGCCTTATCTGTGGCTCAAGAGCTGTCTGGTGGGACTCAGCAGGAGGCTGTGGAGGGCCCCCCAGCCGAGTATACTCTGCATCCAGTAGGTAAGTGGTTAGAGACCCTcttggatcatagaatatcagggtgggaagggacctcaggagggatctaatccaaccccctgctcaaagcaggaccaatccccaatttttgccccagatccctaaatggccccctcaaggattgaactcacaaccctgtgtttaggaggccagtgctcaaaccactgagctgtccctccctctTCAGATCAGAGCACATTCCCAGAGAACTCGTGCCTAGGTGCATCCTTGGGGAGGACAGGAACTGCCCAGCCAGGCAATGAAGCAGTGACTCAGGAGCTTCGGGTCTTTGCCTCTGGCTAGCTGCAGAGCCTCTTCCTTGCTCAAGCCTGCATTTGTACACGGCAGTGACAAagctgcagcacctcctggcaTCCCGCTTGCTGAGCCAGTCTGTTCCAAACAGCAGCCCCTGGGAAGGCCCCGCTTCCCTGGCCACAAGGCAGGAGTGGAGCTGATGGCTCTGTCTAGGCCTTTGGGGAATTTCCCCACTCTGGCGGTCTCCCCAGCAGGGATGTCCCAGACAGTCAGTGCAGTGCCGAGCCGAGCCGGGGACTGGGCAACAAGAAGGGGATCCCGCCGAGTCCAGTCCCATTCATCACCAGTGCAGTCTGGAAATGGCAGGTGTGGGCCCAGGGCTTCTCCGCATAGGTGCCCCGTGGGACAGCTACAGAGACGACAGTGTTCCTATATTACCTGGGCCTCTTCCTGGCTCACAAGGAACTCACTGGGATTTAGGGCTGTTGATATCAGGCTGTTCATGTTTATTCCACAGGGGGCTACCTAGAGATTTGGGCTGAAATTCTTAGAACTGGCTATGGGATTTGGTTGCCTATTTTCCATTGACATTGATAGAAACTGAAAATCCACCTCCCCTAGGGACTTTGAAACCATCCCCTTAGGGCCAGTGTGTCAGAGGTGCTGGGTGCCTGCTACACCCATCAACTTCCATTGGAGCCCAGAAACCCCAATCCTGCATCAAGATCCCATGTGCCTTCACAGGCCCCCATGGACCTCCCAGGTCTCTGtgtgggggcaggagtccccccatgcagagctcattgcaggctGGCCCTGTGTACGTAATCCTTCTATGCAAAGGGGATGTCTATGTAACCAGGGGCCAGCATCTTATCTGCCACTGCTATGCAGGGTCATCCACccacacatttaaaaatcttgagtcaggccccccaaatcAGTGCACAGAGAAACAAGGTGTCATGGGATTCACTCACCCTTGGAGCGCCTCCACCAggttgctctgggaattagctggTTCCAGATCAGATACTCCCTCCTGTTGGTTCCTTGGCCCATGgtctccctctttctctggcACAAAGGATGCTGCTTCTTCAGGACTCAGTCCTCCAGTCAGGTCACTATAGTCCCCCCCTTCTAGGGTAACAAAAGATCTCCCAACAGCAGCCCTAGGCAGTCTGAACTCCACTGCCTGGTCCATGCCACTTCCCTAGTAGCTGGCAGGAGAACCTGGGCCCATCCACTTCTCCAGGTTCCCGCCCAGGGACACTGTACCTGCAACTATAGTCTGCCTTCCCTCAGGCCCTATTGCTCTTTTCCTGGACACGTTCCGACTTCTGATCTTGACCTTCTGGTCCCCCCACTTTCTGGGTTTGCCAGTCCAAACCCCCTCCTCCCAGGCAGTAACTGTAGACTACATGCCATAGCCCCAAATACACATCCCTTCTCCCAGAACAGGAGTAGAGAAGactttccccacagccccctttctgctgccaacttcctggctttattaacctggcccagctcctcccccagcaggaCTCCATCAGCAGTTAGGTTTTCACAATCCCTGGCTTTTCTCCAGAAGCAAGTTAATTGGCCTAATTTACCCCTTCAGGCTTTGTGTGTGGAGGACACCCCCTCACAAAGGGATAggaacctttctttctttctttctttctttctttgtaaaagctgagattctaaaGTGATCacatgattccagcagctggggagttAAGGAAAATACTGTGACACTCAACATGGAAATGGctttgctctttttcttttacagAGCATGGGGAATTGCCAAAGTCAGAAGAAGCAGGAATATCAGAGGCTTTGAATATCCCCCTGGAAAATGACCATACAGATAATGGATACTACCCCTCAGTTTTATTTTGATCCTTTTTTCCTTCCCATTGCTTTGGTCAAAGTCCAAACACTGTAGAATGATTTAGATCTGCTATTCCTGTGTGAGCAATAAAAACTAAACACTTACACCATCGTCTACCATTACTGGTATTTTGCCTACCTAGGAATACTGGAGAAATCTgttcattcccctcctcccccccagataTTATACCTCTAAAACTCGGCAGCTGTGTGCTCAGGATTATACCGCAGACCTTGGGGATTctcttccagccccctgccctgacccgattccctgggctgctcttccccagcagCCCCTACTCCCGCGGAAGGCCAGAGGTTTCCATGGCAGAGCCCATTTCTGGATTGGGCCTTGCAATGTAGACCTAGATCTCAGGCAGCACTGAGGAGCCAGCTCTTTAACCAGTTTTCCAGCCGCTGCTGTACAGGTAACTACAGCTTAGCTTCACATGACTCTCCCAGACAGACCCAGGAGATGGGTGTTGCCTGAGTTTCATCTACTGTCCCCGGCAGCTGTGGTATTTCTCTCTAGCGGTAACAAATCTTAGGCCTTTCCGAAGTCTCTTCACTTTGATCTATATTTTGTACTTTTCCTTCATGGCCCCTCAtttgctccctgcagccccttcatGGACCGTGAGGGCGGGAAGCTGTGTTGCACTTTCACCTTTCACTTGTCAAACTCACTCAAGACACTCCCTCTTTAGCTGCTTTGCACAAATCGTGCACCTTAGACATGGCTTCCTGTGTCGACAGCGCTGGGAGCACACCGGTAAGGCCAGGAAAAGGATAAGGAATGCACTGAAGATGTCCCAAAGGCTTTCAGAGAGACAATGCTGTGTTTCTAGCCAACCAAAACTGTAACAGTGCCCTTTAATCAGTGTCTGGATCACAGGGAGGATGTGGCTTACCCCCCTGAGCATTGAGCTGGGCACATATCTTCACACCCCATGGCTAAAGACAGCCATAGATTTCATGCTTACTGCTATGCTGAAGAAGGCTAGAGACTGGCAATTTCTTACTCCATGCCTACATGTTATAATGGGGATAAAGAGTTGTCCAGGCAGGGTGGtcagtaccttgcaggactgagcccagaatGGCCTCAACTAAGTGGATGCTGCAGAATGTCCTAGCACAATGGCCCCATTCTCAGGGGTGCTGAGCTCCAGGGCTCACGTTGGCTTAAACAGGAGTTTTAgattctcagcacctctgaaatcagGCACTGTGGCCAAAATCTTCATACTTGGTTGAACAGAGATAGCCAGTTTGAGGGcctcctccagctcccactgaactcagcgGAAAGTCTTCTTCTGAGCTCACTGGATactggcctaattttcagagatggGAGCCTCTGCAGCCACATTGATCTACTGAGGAACTGTGGGGTCTCAGCATGTCTGGAACCAGGCTGGGTTTATAGGGGCACCTACCTGTAtccttgtttaaaaatgttagcCTGTCAGTGCCTTAGTGAGACTGCAACTCAGTAGCCAAATGATGTGTTCAGAAGGTCAAGGAGATTTTGGCTAAAATACATGGTTTCTAGTCAACTCTGGATACTGTTACCAACTCATTTGCACACAGACTCTGGCGTGAGCAAGCAGGAGTGAGTGGCCAGTTAACATTACATTACACCAATCTCTCCTGCCCCTCTCCTGAGTCTGTCTCTGTGTCAAGGACAATCCTCTCTTCTGGTCCCTGCCAGAGCTCTGTGGATGCCGAGGACCCCCTGCCACTCCTGTGTGCCGGCCCCTGGCTCCCCGTGGCAGGTGGAGCCATGCAGGGTTGGTCTAAGATCCCTCTACCCTGGCAGGACAAAGAGATCTTAGTGGGCCCAGAGGATTGATTCCATACACCTGGCAGCCGAGTGATTAGTATGGATCAGGCCCTTGCATTCAACTTAGCAGAACTATGGCCTGTTTCCACTGGGCATGGATCTTTTACtaaattaatcaaaatgtttgCTTTGTGAAAAGACCTAGTTGTGTAAATGTATTTCCTTGTATTCTCCTCTCTGTCCTATTGTACTGCCAACAACTGCTTTACAATCCCCTGGCTACTAAACCCCAGTGTGACAATATTGCCACAGGTGCTAGGGTGGAGTCGACGAGAAGTTTGAAAGCAGAAGCCAAGTGGCTGTTCCTGATAATTTCCAACTGAAAGCTCCCACTTTGCCATTACATCACTGAGTATGGTAGATGGCTAGCCTCAGACTGCGGTTAGAAAGGAACACACTTTCTCCTTGGCACACTGCCTTATTAATGGAGTCGCCTGGTGAGATAACTCTGGTACAATCCTTGCTTATCTGTAAGAGTCAGATGCGTCAGGTTTCTTTCCACCTAGCCTAGGGTAATATTTTTGCTTTGACATGTGTGCCCAAAGCTGATGGGAGCTAGGATGTGCAATGCAGGACACAGTCTCTTGCATTCGCCATATAAGGGATCTTGTTTCACAAAACTCCTATTGGAAATGCCAAGAAGCCATTACCTAGCACAGCCCTGATGTCAGACACCCAGTGAGAGCTCTCTGGTGTCCCGGCAGATTGCAGAAGAACATGCTTCTCCTCTAGAGTGAGTAAAGTGAGAGTGCTACAGAGAGAGATACGTCACTAAAAACAACAGTCCCGCTCCTACCGGGCCATTTAGGTCCCACAGTGCCATGTAAGAGTTTAGTTGGCCTGGGCTTCATGGCTCAGGGGGTTGTACCAGGCTGGCACTAGTATAAGATGTGGAACTGTTACCCTGAATCGCTGGTTCTCTTCTAGCCCAGGTATGTGGTGACAGAAAGACGCTGCTACCTGATGGCTGTCTGGCAGCTTGTGTAACATGTGTTAGGGGTATGGTGCCACGTTGCTTGTGAACAGATGGCTCCGCGGGGCAGAGCCCAAGGCAGGATTGGCAAGGCTGCTGGGCTCCCTGCAAGAGGGGCTCCCTTCAGCTCAGACTGGGTGCCAAGCacatggaggtggggggcaaTACACTGGCCATACTGTACCTGTGCAGAGCTGGAGAGACCTGGAGCAGTAATGACACTGAATCTGCTATCAGCAAAATCTTGTTTTGAACAGGTGCTTTAGTACCCAGGCCAAGCCTGGGTTGCTGTGAGCAGTGCGTTCCCAGGCAGGAGCTAAGGTTACTAGGGGAGGAAAATCCATGTTACCagggagcactgggctgggaccctGGAGAGCAGCAGTCAGGcccttgctctgccactggcaTTCTTTCTGCCTCAGCGTCCCAGCTGTGCCATAGGGATGATGGTgcttgacctcaatgggagttatgtgccCCGTCTCCTTAGCCGCCTAGTGGGGTCTTCAGAAACCCCCCTCTGCATCTTCAGTGCCTACATCCCTTTGGACTCTGGCCCATAGCTCTGTGGGACAGGGGCTGTCTCCCTGTGCAGACAGACAGTACCCAGTGCAATGGAGCTGGAGTCCGGCTGGGTGGGACTGTACTACAGagcatcccagccaggctgagttcacCCCTTAGTACTGAAATCCTCCGCCATTGGGCTTGGTGCAGGAGGCTGCAGTGCAAACCAGCCCCCATAAGAGCAGCACCAGCACCTGAATGGGGCCGTGGCCCTCTGCAATGAGCAGCGTGGCTGTGTGCACAGCAGTGTGGTCATCCTGCCTCAACCTGTCACAGGCCTTCCCTGGGCGCTGGGATCAGCACAGAACAACAGGGCTTCCAGCCGAGCGCCCACATCCTGACCTCCTCCCAGGTTAATTGCCAGCGTGGCCAGATGGGCCCGTGAACCAAAGCCAAGAAGAGGCTCCCCCGCATCTTCAGAGACCCAGTGCCCAGCAAGCACTGCAGGGCCCTGGGCTCTCGGGTGCTCATGGCATGGTAGGGAAAGGAACAGGAGTCACAGACAGCCCAAGGCTGCCTTAGCATCTAAGTGGATTCCCCACTGGCTGCCCATAGCATGGCGCTCTCACACAGTGGCCAGTCCCACGGcccttctcctcctgccacaGGGGCAGCTGAGCCCCCGCTTCTGCACAGaggccccagtcctgtgctcCTGAAGAAGGACAGGGGCAAGGCCAGGGGAATAATCCAGCCCCTAGACATTAGGCTCCTTTCCTCTAGAGAAAAGGTGCAAAGGGGGGACAATATAAACCATAACATGTAGCAGCCACTTG is a genomic window of Dermochelys coriacea isolate rDerCor1 chromosome 5, rDerCor1.pri.v4, whole genome shotgun sequence containing:
- the HEMGN gene encoding hemogen isoform X1, which translates into the protein MEGLDKDHPYSESSQQPPPAREEHTVPGATTRRLRDRELLRKRKAEAQEKDTVQWVLGEREKSKGPKRGRGAGRRGRQQGNEPEPQPQPQQEEVEKELPEKAQGSPGHHEEEPALSVAQELSGGTQQEAVEGPPAEYTLHPVEHGELPKSEEAGISEALNIPLENDHTDNGYYPSVLF
- the HEMGN gene encoding hemogen isoform X2 — translated: MEGLDKDHPYSESSQQPPPAREEHTVPGATTRRLRDRELLRKRKAEAQEKDTVQEREKSKGPKRGRGAGRRGRQQGNEPEPQPQPQQEEVEKELPEKAQGSPGHHEEEPALSVAQELSGGTQQEAVEGPPAEYTLHPVEHGELPKSEEAGISEALNIPLENDHTDNGYYPSVLF